Proteins from one Cryptomeria japonica chromosome 4, Sugi_1.0, whole genome shotgun sequence genomic window:
- the LOC131028065 gene encoding disease resistance protein TAO1 isoform X1, which yields MSLTSDNPSPRTLSSTSRRYHVFLSFRGEDLRRTFVDHLYASLKNAGVNTFLDSHDIKRGDEISSTINKAIGNSDILIPIFSKNFAESHWCLDEVTHMCKANGIIIPLFYDVKPTEVRNPWRGAFAKAFEEKKQRYIPERISEWESALHKVSSFSGWCPDDVSGFEAQLVKLIVQDVFKRLDQNATPLEEALPQPLEEDPSDTIPQEIRNEPLRISKTILMGMEEHMSKVIKMLNTDSDENALTVAIYGNGGVGKTSLAKAIHNHIYLKFDATCIVYDVRHKAQNTNGVAKMQRQILKDLVKFKDKVNDEVQGKMLMKGHLRSIKALVILEYVDDWKQLEALRGDWFGPGSRVIVTTFDPDMLKNENGSFVYELQGLAKEPALQFFSWHAFMRDQPEEDYKELSFKSVDICNRLPFSLEVLGAHLYNRDLSHWKQAIQTLEYSSYHGKNSILRLCYDGLESEEKEMFLDMACLFIGRKRESVISFWEASHLCPNVGLTKLKLKSLIKLDEHDRFVMHSELRDMGRAIVEEESAEPGKRSRLWKPEEVELVMTEGKGTERVRCLMITHLQQDVKLQTHNLQRMCALQLLWLDGALIEGDYTKMPPDLKWLRWENCPLKCLPCEWNMKHLAVLDLSFSKGIEAVWPESSNKEGPKNLKVLKLNYCTSLQVLPDLANHRSLIQLELCGCKELRELPESTEFLTELRYLDLSNCCNLIQLPETITKLKSLEALFLSNCHSIRMLPDSFEHLRVLKKVKLDGIPLKNLPSSFRWLFSLEKLSLRFCYKLRSLPPIGELNHLRYLDLHGCSSLQTLPDSVYELKSLCRLDMTGCKRISLGAELGDLVCMKRLVLSNCAAIWSLPKTVGQLNCLQHLNLNHCTSLFRLPEELGNLVHLEELLINECYNLFELPESIGNLSCLKTLEMEETYSLSCLPPSFSRLTSLKHLKASGCPLPQRVGDFSSLEILHLKSYKMTFLPPTFVSLLRLSKLYLYHCTEFSELPYLPKELIELYIEDCLGLKEISNMQQMKRLKLLRIHNCRELVELPDIGSLQSLQELSISECRNVKRIQGMEGLKSLRRVHVTGCRLAGSGSSILKPCQLIKETHCPELLSFSANGVPECLEKKMETNGDDLLYVTLDSNEQCSGVILCFVVRFKGGISSVAVELGTLRDGKEIFNTRLVNHSKTVEGGQIFVHILHKNHPMVMMLQSKDVVRAKADRDEERMLIRSGGMQFFSEGEDGKREDLILESLGKDLTMLMEDYSENLAFEDDE from the exons ATGTCACTGACTAGCGACAATCCCTCACCCAGGACTCTGTCGTCTACATCAAGGAGATACCATGTTTTCTTAAGTTTCAGAGGGGAGGACTTGAGAAGAACATTTGTAGATCACCTATATGCTTCCTTAAAAAATGCAGGGGTTAATACATTCCTGGATAGCCATGATATTAAAAGGGGGGATGAGATCAGTTCAACTATTAATAAGGCAATCGGCAATAGTGACATTCTCATTCCTATTTTCTCCAAGAATTTCGCAGAGTCCCATTGGTGCCTGGACGAGGTCACTCACATGTGCAAAGCAAATGGTATAATTATACCCTTATTCTATGATGTCAAGCCAACAGAAGTAAGGAATCCTTGGAGAGGTGCCTTTGCCAAGGCTTTTGAGGAGAAGAAACAAAGATACATACCGGAAAGAATAAGTGAGTGGGAAAGCGCTCTTCATAAAGTTTCCTCTTTCTCTGGCTGGTGTCCAGATGACGTATCCGG GTTTGAAGCACAACTCGTCAAGCTTATAGTTCAGGATGTTTTCAAGAGACTAGATCAAAATGCAACCCCACTGGAGGAAGCTCTACCCCAGCCCTTAGAAGAAGATCCCTCAGATACAATACCCCAGGAGATCAGAAATGAACCACTTAGAATTTCAAAGACAATCTTAATGGGTATGGAAGAACATATGAGTAAAGTTATAAAAATGCTCAATACAGATTCTGATGAGAATGCCCTCACAGTTGCCATTTATGGAAATgggggtgtgggaaaaacctcactcGCAAAGGCCATCCACAATCACATTTATCTCAAATTTGATGCTACCTGCATTGTATATGATGTGCGTCATAAAGCCCAAAATACAAATGGTGTGGCTAAAATGCAGCGCCAGATCTTGAAAGACCTTGTCAAGTTCAAGGATAAAGTTAATGATGAGGTTCAAGGAAAGATGTTGATGAAGGGCCATTTGAGGTCCATCAAGGCCCTTGTTATTCTGGAATACGTTGATGACTGGAAGCAGTTGGAGGCTCTACGAGGGGATTGGTTTGGACCAGGTAGCAGAGTGATTGTAACAACGTTTGACCCTGACATGCTAAAGAATGAAAATGGAAGTTTTGTTTATGAATTGCAGGGACTGGCTAAGGAACCTGCTCTTCAATTTTTTAGCTGGCATGCTTTCATGAGAGATCAACCTGAAGAAGATTATAAAGAATTGTCATTTAAATCTGTGGATATTTGCAATAGGTTGCCATTTTCACTTGAAGTTCTGGGTGCTCATTTGTATAATAGAGATTTAAGCCATTGGAAACAAGCCATTCAAACACTAGAATATTCAAGTTACCATGGCAAGAATTCCATTCTTAGACTTTGTTACGATGGCCTCGAATCTGAAGAGAAGGAGATGTTTCTAGACATGGCCTGTTTATTCATTGGAAGAAAGAGGGAAAGTGTGATTAGCTTTTGGGAAGCCAGTCATTTGTGTCCGAATGTAGGCCTCACAAAATTGAAGCTGAAATCACTCATTAAATTAGATGAGCATGATAGATTTGTAATGCATAGTGAGCTGAGGGATATGGGACGAGCTATTGTAGAAGAGGAATCAGCAGAACCAGGGAAGCGTAGCAGATTATGGAAGCCAGAAGAGGTTGAACTAGTTATGACGGAAGGAAAG GGAACAGAAAGGGTGAGATGTCTTATGATTACCCACCTTCAGCAAGATGTAAAACTTCAAACTCATAATTTGCAAAGAATGTGTGCTTTGCAATTGCTTTGGCTTGATGGAGCTCTTATAGAGGGAGACTATACAAAAATGCCTCCAGATTTGAAGTGGCTAAGATGGGAAAACTGCCCTCTAAAATGCTTGCCATGTGAATGGAATATGAAACATCTAGCAGTTCTCGATCTAAGCTTCAGCAAAGGTATTGAGGCAGTGTGGCCAGAATCATCCAATAAGGAG GGGCCAAAAAACCTCAAAGTACTTAAGCTAAATTACTGCACAAGTCTTCAAGTCCTTCCAGATTTAGCCAACCACAGATCTCTCATACAACTGGAGCTCTGTGGTTGTAAAGAGTTGAGGGAACTGCCAGAGTCCACTGAATTTCTGACAGAGCTTAGGTACCTTGATCTGTCAAACTGCTGCAACTTAATCCAACTTCCTGAAACCATAACTAAACTGAAATCCCTGGAGGCGCTTTTTCTATCTAATTGTCACAGCATCAGAATGTTACCTGACTCATTTGAACATCTAAGAGTTTTAAAAAAAGTCAAATTGGATGGAATACCCTTGAAGAATTTGCCCAGTTCCTTTAGATGGTTGTTCTCCTTGGAGAAGCTTTCTCTTCGTTTTTGCTATAAATTAAGAAGCCTTCCTCCAATAGGAGAGCTGAATCACTTGAGGTATCTGGATTTACATGGTTGTTCTAGTTTACAGACTCTACCTGACTCAGTGTATGAACTTAAAAGCTTATGCCGGTTGGATATGACTGGGTGCAAAAGAATCAGCTTAGGAGCAGAGCTAGGGGATCTTGTTTGCATGAAAAGGTTGGTTCTAAGTAATTGTGCAGCAATATGGAGCTTGCCTAAAACAGTAGGCCAACTTAATTGTTTACAACATCTGAACCTGAACCACTGCACTTCTTTGTTTCGATTGCCAGAGGAGTTAGGAAATCTGGTCCATTTAGAAGAACTGTTGATAAATGAATGCTACAATCTATTTGAACTTCCAGAAAGCATTGGGAATCTTTCATGCCTAAAGACTCTAGAAATGGAAGAAACCTACAGCCTATCTTGTCTTCCACCCAGCTTTTCAAGACTTACTTCCTTAAAGCATCTAAAAGCAAGTGGTTGTCCTCTACCACAGCGTGTTGGAGATTTTTCATCATTAGAAATTCTGCATCTTAAATCCTATAAAATGACCTTTTTGCCACCAACTTTTGTCTCACTTTTGCGACTAAGCAAACTCTACCTATATCACTGCACGGAGTTTTCAGAACTTCCATATCTTCCAAAGGAACTCATTGAACTGTATATTGAAGACTGTTTGGGACTAAAGGAAATCTCTAACATGCAACAGATGAAGAGGCTAAAGCTTCTGAGGATACACAACTGCAGGGAACTTGTTGAATTGCCTGACATTGGGTCCCTGCAGTCATTGCAAGAACTCTCAATATCAGAATGTAGGAATGTTAAGCGTATTCAAGGAATGGAAGGACTGAAATCCTTAAGAAGAGTGCATGTTACAGGTTGCAGATTGGCCGGTTCAGGAAGCTCAATATTGAAACCCTGCCAATTAATTAAG GAAACGCATTGTCCAGAGTTGCTCAGTTTTTCTGCAAATGGGGTACCAGAGTGCTTAGAAAAGAAGATGGAAACAAATGGTGATGATTTACTCTATGTTACATTGGACAGTAATGAACAATGTTCAGGGGTTATATTATGCTTTGTGGTGAGGTTCAAGGGTGGGATTAGTTCAGTCGCTGTAGAACTAGGCACTTTAAGAGATGGCAAGGAGATTTTCAATACCAGGCTTGTTAACCACTCAAAAACTGTAGAGGGGGGTCAGATTTTTGTGCACATTTTGCATAAAAATCACCCCATGGTTATGATGTTGCAGAGTAAAGATGTTGTCCGGGCAAAGGCAGACAGAGATGAGGAAAGAATGCTAATAAGAAGTGGTGGAATGCAATTCTTCTCTGAAGGAGAAGATGGGAAAAGAGAAGATCTAATACTGGAGAGCCTGGGAAAGGATTTGACAATGTTAATGGAAGATTACTCTGAAAATCTAGCATTTGAAGATGATGAATAA
- the LOC131028065 gene encoding disease resistance protein TAO1 isoform X2 has protein sequence MGMEEHMSKVIKMLNTDSDENALTVAIYGNGGVGKTSLAKAIHNHIYLKFDATCIVYDVRHKAQNTNGVAKMQRQILKDLVKFKDKVNDEVQGKMLMKGHLRSIKALVILEYVDDWKQLEALRGDWFGPGSRVIVTTFDPDMLKNENGSFVYELQGLAKEPALQFFSWHAFMRDQPEEDYKELSFKSVDICNRLPFSLEVLGAHLYNRDLSHWKQAIQTLEYSSYHGKNSILRLCYDGLESEEKEMFLDMACLFIGRKRESVISFWEASHLCPNVGLTKLKLKSLIKLDEHDRFVMHSELRDMGRAIVEEESAEPGKRSRLWKPEEVELVMTEGKGTERVRCLMITHLQQDVKLQTHNLQRMCALQLLWLDGALIEGDYTKMPPDLKWLRWENCPLKCLPCEWNMKHLAVLDLSFSKGIEAVWPESSNKEGPKNLKVLKLNYCTSLQVLPDLANHRSLIQLELCGCKELRELPESTEFLTELRYLDLSNCCNLIQLPETITKLKSLEALFLSNCHSIRMLPDSFEHLRVLKKVKLDGIPLKNLPSSFRWLFSLEKLSLRFCYKLRSLPPIGELNHLRYLDLHGCSSLQTLPDSVYELKSLCRLDMTGCKRISLGAELGDLVCMKRLVLSNCAAIWSLPKTVGQLNCLQHLNLNHCTSLFRLPEELGNLVHLEELLINECYNLFELPESIGNLSCLKTLEMEETYSLSCLPPSFSRLTSLKHLKASGCPLPQRVGDFSSLEILHLKSYKMTFLPPTFVSLLRLSKLYLYHCTEFSELPYLPKELIELYIEDCLGLKEISNMQQMKRLKLLRIHNCRELVELPDIGSLQSLQELSISECRNVKRIQGMEGLKSLRRVHVTGCRLAGSGSSILKPCQLIKETHCPELLSFSANGVPECLEKKMETNGDDLLYVTLDSNEQCSGVILCFVVRFKGGISSVAVELGTLRDGKEIFNTRLVNHSKTVEGGQIFVHILHKNHPMVMMLQSKDVVRAKADRDEERMLIRSGGMQFFSEGEDGKREDLILESLGKDLTMLMEDYSENLAFEDDE, from the exons ATGGGTATGGAAGAACATATGAGTAAAGTTATAAAAATGCTCAATACAGATTCTGATGAGAATGCCCTCACAGTTGCCATTTATGGAAATgggggtgtgggaaaaacctcactcGCAAAGGCCATCCACAATCACATTTATCTCAAATTTGATGCTACCTGCATTGTATATGATGTGCGTCATAAAGCCCAAAATACAAATGGTGTGGCTAAAATGCAGCGCCAGATCTTGAAAGACCTTGTCAAGTTCAAGGATAAAGTTAATGATGAGGTTCAAGGAAAGATGTTGATGAAGGGCCATTTGAGGTCCATCAAGGCCCTTGTTATTCTGGAATACGTTGATGACTGGAAGCAGTTGGAGGCTCTACGAGGGGATTGGTTTGGACCAGGTAGCAGAGTGATTGTAACAACGTTTGACCCTGACATGCTAAAGAATGAAAATGGAAGTTTTGTTTATGAATTGCAGGGACTGGCTAAGGAACCTGCTCTTCAATTTTTTAGCTGGCATGCTTTCATGAGAGATCAACCTGAAGAAGATTATAAAGAATTGTCATTTAAATCTGTGGATATTTGCAATAGGTTGCCATTTTCACTTGAAGTTCTGGGTGCTCATTTGTATAATAGAGATTTAAGCCATTGGAAACAAGCCATTCAAACACTAGAATATTCAAGTTACCATGGCAAGAATTCCATTCTTAGACTTTGTTACGATGGCCTCGAATCTGAAGAGAAGGAGATGTTTCTAGACATGGCCTGTTTATTCATTGGAAGAAAGAGGGAAAGTGTGATTAGCTTTTGGGAAGCCAGTCATTTGTGTCCGAATGTAGGCCTCACAAAATTGAAGCTGAAATCACTCATTAAATTAGATGAGCATGATAGATTTGTAATGCATAGTGAGCTGAGGGATATGGGACGAGCTATTGTAGAAGAGGAATCAGCAGAACCAGGGAAGCGTAGCAGATTATGGAAGCCAGAAGAGGTTGAACTAGTTATGACGGAAGGAAAG GGAACAGAAAGGGTGAGATGTCTTATGATTACCCACCTTCAGCAAGATGTAAAACTTCAAACTCATAATTTGCAAAGAATGTGTGCTTTGCAATTGCTTTGGCTTGATGGAGCTCTTATAGAGGGAGACTATACAAAAATGCCTCCAGATTTGAAGTGGCTAAGATGGGAAAACTGCCCTCTAAAATGCTTGCCATGTGAATGGAATATGAAACATCTAGCAGTTCTCGATCTAAGCTTCAGCAAAGGTATTGAGGCAGTGTGGCCAGAATCATCCAATAAGGAG GGGCCAAAAAACCTCAAAGTACTTAAGCTAAATTACTGCACAAGTCTTCAAGTCCTTCCAGATTTAGCCAACCACAGATCTCTCATACAACTGGAGCTCTGTGGTTGTAAAGAGTTGAGGGAACTGCCAGAGTCCACTGAATTTCTGACAGAGCTTAGGTACCTTGATCTGTCAAACTGCTGCAACTTAATCCAACTTCCTGAAACCATAACTAAACTGAAATCCCTGGAGGCGCTTTTTCTATCTAATTGTCACAGCATCAGAATGTTACCTGACTCATTTGAACATCTAAGAGTTTTAAAAAAAGTCAAATTGGATGGAATACCCTTGAAGAATTTGCCCAGTTCCTTTAGATGGTTGTTCTCCTTGGAGAAGCTTTCTCTTCGTTTTTGCTATAAATTAAGAAGCCTTCCTCCAATAGGAGAGCTGAATCACTTGAGGTATCTGGATTTACATGGTTGTTCTAGTTTACAGACTCTACCTGACTCAGTGTATGAACTTAAAAGCTTATGCCGGTTGGATATGACTGGGTGCAAAAGAATCAGCTTAGGAGCAGAGCTAGGGGATCTTGTTTGCATGAAAAGGTTGGTTCTAAGTAATTGTGCAGCAATATGGAGCTTGCCTAAAACAGTAGGCCAACTTAATTGTTTACAACATCTGAACCTGAACCACTGCACTTCTTTGTTTCGATTGCCAGAGGAGTTAGGAAATCTGGTCCATTTAGAAGAACTGTTGATAAATGAATGCTACAATCTATTTGAACTTCCAGAAAGCATTGGGAATCTTTCATGCCTAAAGACTCTAGAAATGGAAGAAACCTACAGCCTATCTTGTCTTCCACCCAGCTTTTCAAGACTTACTTCCTTAAAGCATCTAAAAGCAAGTGGTTGTCCTCTACCACAGCGTGTTGGAGATTTTTCATCATTAGAAATTCTGCATCTTAAATCCTATAAAATGACCTTTTTGCCACCAACTTTTGTCTCACTTTTGCGACTAAGCAAACTCTACCTATATCACTGCACGGAGTTTTCAGAACTTCCATATCTTCCAAAGGAACTCATTGAACTGTATATTGAAGACTGTTTGGGACTAAAGGAAATCTCTAACATGCAACAGATGAAGAGGCTAAAGCTTCTGAGGATACACAACTGCAGGGAACTTGTTGAATTGCCTGACATTGGGTCCCTGCAGTCATTGCAAGAACTCTCAATATCAGAATGTAGGAATGTTAAGCGTATTCAAGGAATGGAAGGACTGAAATCCTTAAGAAGAGTGCATGTTACAGGTTGCAGATTGGCCGGTTCAGGAAGCTCAATATTGAAACCCTGCCAATTAATTAAG GAAACGCATTGTCCAGAGTTGCTCAGTTTTTCTGCAAATGGGGTACCAGAGTGCTTAGAAAAGAAGATGGAAACAAATGGTGATGATTTACTCTATGTTACATTGGACAGTAATGAACAATGTTCAGGGGTTATATTATGCTTTGTGGTGAGGTTCAAGGGTGGGATTAGTTCAGTCGCTGTAGAACTAGGCACTTTAAGAGATGGCAAGGAGATTTTCAATACCAGGCTTGTTAACCACTCAAAAACTGTAGAGGGGGGTCAGATTTTTGTGCACATTTTGCATAAAAATCACCCCATGGTTATGATGTTGCAGAGTAAAGATGTTGTCCGGGCAAAGGCAGACAGAGATGAGGAAAGAATGCTAATAAGAAGTGGTGGAATGCAATTCTTCTCTGAAGGAGAAGATGGGAAAAGAGAAGATCTAATACTGGAGAGCCTGGGAAAGGATTTGACAATGTTAATGGAAGATTACTCTGAAAATCTAGCATTTGAAGATGATGAATAA